One Candidatus Devosia phytovorans genomic window carries:
- a CDS encoding LysR substrate-binding domain-containing protein, which translates to MKNRKNLPVAALRAFEAAARHGQMPSAATELGVSHGAVSRHVSHLEAYIGAKLFEGPRRRPRLTAEGRLFGFAITSAFDQIEDALRIIGRADDGILDVGCLSTLAMRWLIPRLPDFTARHPRYDVRLATDTRQNQSQLDVQILALPPASGLPENSSLLFREKLALVVAPSLAAGGPADILMLPRLEARTRPDAWREWMRLTGTDGAMGSTLVFDHYHMTIEAALNGLGCAIAPWHLVAEDVASGRLLTPFGLADSDHVYAVQLARPGRPKTEHFVKWLKEAVHQDSHIFRI; encoded by the coding sequence ATGAAAAATCGCAAGAACCTCCCTGTTGCGGCCCTGCGGGCCTTCGAGGCGGCCGCTCGGCATGGCCAGATGCCTTCGGCTGCCACTGAGCTTGGGGTCAGTCATGGGGCAGTGAGCCGGCATGTCAGTCATCTCGAGGCCTATATTGGGGCCAAGCTGTTTGAGGGACCGCGCAGGCGTCCCAGATTGACTGCGGAGGGACGGCTCTTTGGCTTTGCGATAACATCTGCCTTTGATCAGATCGAGGATGCGCTGCGCATCATTGGCCGCGCCGATGATGGCATTCTGGATGTCGGCTGCCTCAGCACGCTGGCTATGCGCTGGCTTATTCCACGCCTTCCTGACTTCACCGCGCGCCATCCCCGTTATGACGTCCGGCTGGCAACAGATACCCGGCAGAACCAAAGCCAGCTCGACGTTCAGATTTTGGCTTTACCTCCGGCGTCTGGCCTCCCGGAAAACAGCTCGCTTCTGTTCCGCGAAAAGCTGGCGCTGGTGGTCGCGCCGTCGCTGGCTGCGGGCGGGCCCGCCGACATCCTGATGCTGCCCAGGCTGGAGGCACGAACCCGTCCGGATGCTTGGCGTGAATGGATGCGCCTGACGGGCACGGACGGGGCAATGGGCAGCACTCTGGTCTTCGATCACTACCATATGACCATCGAGGCCGCGCTCAACGGCCTGGGGTGCGCGATCGCGCCTTGGCACCTGGTGGCGGAAGACGTTGCCTCCGGTCGCCTGCTCACGCCCTTCGGGCTCGCCGATAGCGACCATGTCTATGCCGTGCAACTGGCCCGGCCGGGACGGCCCAAGACCGAGCACTTCGTCAAATGGCTCAAGGAGGCGGTCCATCAGGATAGTCACATCTTTCGGATATGA
- a CDS encoding tautomerase family protein, translating into MPFVRTVVPTGLDPSRKLLIVQGVHEALVEGIGMPSDELFNLVTEYRDGELFYDRRFNGIARSDQLIVVEITMRRGRSDAMKRALYAAITRNLEATAAVSPKDVFIFMHENDYSDWSVGNGVFAMAIAQQRGTDF; encoded by the coding sequence ATGCCGTTTGTCCGAACAGTCGTGCCCACCGGGCTGGATCCATCCCGCAAACTGTTGATCGTGCAAGGAGTCCATGAGGCTCTTGTTGAAGGCATCGGGATGCCGAGCGACGAGCTGTTCAATCTCGTCACGGAGTACCGTGATGGCGAGCTCTTCTACGACAGACGCTTTAATGGCATCGCCCGTTCCGACCAGTTGATCGTCGTCGAGATCACGATGCGAAGGGGCAGGAGCGACGCCATGAAGCGCGCTCTATATGCCGCCATCACTCGAAATCTCGAGGCAACAGCGGCGGTTTCACCCAAAGACGTTTTCATCTTCATGCACGAGAACGACTACTCCGACTGGAGCGTTGGCAATGGCGTCTTCGCGATGGCCATCGCCCAGCAGCGCGGAACCGATTTCTAG
- a CDS encoding LuxR family transcriptional regulator produces MPPCASHAMLLPGITGDRGMDRDEADRAAILAAIRGETEAWLQRDFDAMARHWVQSPQTRRMEYFASLGTRVDQGWDAIARRLLKIVERFPEKQPFEERVSWENVNVVVAADMAWVTYDQIGTDTGEDLKRLLKIMHRVDGVWKIACLVMMESTVQQANCPLIEIDAQARILWTNHLARERMHGHDGLVVAGGRLRARHRERDAALHDAVRLAFQELQSQRPLAVAPKQTWAVALGENTNGVPIHCWVLLEDGKALVSFEDADKVERGIAAAQEVYRLSPAQVRLARLILDGHDLAAAADVLSVSINTLRTQLQRMFDKTGVRNQAALVRSLLSADAPHK; encoded by the coding sequence CTGCCACCGTGTGCAAGTCATGCTATGCTGCTACCCGGCATCACCGGAGATCGCGGGATGGACCGAGACGAGGCCGACCGGGCGGCTATCCTGGCAGCGATCCGGGGCGAGACTGAAGCCTGGCTGCAGCGGGACTTCGACGCCATGGCGCGCCACTGGGTGCAGTCGCCGCAGACCAGACGGATGGAATACTTCGCCTCGCTGGGGACGCGGGTAGACCAGGGTTGGGATGCGATCGCCAGACGACTTCTGAAGATCGTGGAGCGCTTCCCGGAAAAGCAGCCGTTCGAGGAACGCGTCAGCTGGGAGAACGTCAACGTCGTCGTCGCCGCTGACATGGCCTGGGTCACCTACGACCAGATCGGCACCGATACTGGCGAGGACTTGAAGCGTCTTCTCAAGATCATGCACCGGGTCGACGGTGTCTGGAAGATCGCGTGCCTGGTTATGATGGAGAGCACCGTCCAACAAGCGAATTGCCCCCTGATCGAGATCGATGCACAGGCGCGCATCCTGTGGACCAACCATCTGGCACGGGAGCGAATGCATGGGCACGACGGCCTGGTTGTCGCCGGCGGCCGGCTGAGGGCCCGGCATCGCGAGCGCGACGCTGCACTTCATGACGCCGTCCGGCTGGCGTTCCAGGAGTTGCAAAGCCAACGTCCGCTGGCCGTTGCACCGAAGCAGACCTGGGCGGTGGCGCTCGGCGAAAACACGAACGGGGTACCCATACATTGCTGGGTTCTGCTGGAGGATGGCAAGGCGCTGGTCTCGTTCGAGGATGCCGATAAGGTCGAGCGCGGAATCGCTGCGGCGCAGGAAGTCTATCGCCTCTCGCCGGCGCAAGTCAGACTTGCTCGCCTGATCCTCGATGGCCACGACCTTGCCGCCGCCGCCGACGTTCTCTCCGTCAGCATCAATACACTGCGCACGCAGCTACAACGCATGTTCGACAAGACGGGTGTGCGCAACCAGGCTGCTTTGGTGCGTTCGCTACTCAGCGCTGATGCTCCGCACAAGTGA
- a CDS encoding PDR/VanB family oxidoreductase has product MPAAHHTPADDSPLSVRVAAVHAVANTIRAVELVSADGSPLPPFTAGAHINLKLPGDLSRSYSLTNGPETNDRYTIAVNRDPASRGGSAYVVETLKVGDVLPIDPPHNTFPMVDDAELSAFFAGGIGITPVLSMIRHLEALGRPWKLFYAARNRAGAAFVEELEALETLSPGRVHFHFDEEQGKVMPLLKLAVGIPKAAHVYCCGPRKMIETFKASAGWRPEDNVHIEHFVGTNARPTTDFTVVLKRQGREFFVKAGESIMDVLEANGVPVAHSCREGVCGTCETVVLEGECDHMDNVLSSREKDSNKLIMICCSGAKSERLVLDI; this is encoded by the coding sequence ATGCCTGCTGCGCATCATACCCCGGCCGACGACAGCCCGCTGAGCGTTCGCGTTGCCGCTGTCCATGCCGTTGCCAATACCATTCGCGCCGTCGAGCTGGTCTCCGCCGATGGTTCGCCGCTGCCACCATTCACGGCCGGCGCGCATATCAATCTGAAACTGCCCGGCGATCTCAGCCGCTCCTATTCCCTCACCAATGGGCCCGAGACCAATGACCGCTATACGATCGCGGTCAATCGCGATCCGGCGAGCCGGGGTGGCTCGGCCTATGTGGTGGAAACGCTCAAGGTCGGCGACGTGCTGCCGATCGATCCGCCGCACAATACCTTCCCCATGGTCGATGACGCCGAACTGAGCGCCTTCTTCGCCGGTGGCATCGGCATCACGCCCGTACTCTCGATGATCCGTCACCTCGAGGCCCTGGGGCGGCCGTGGAAGCTGTTCTATGCTGCCCGCAACCGCGCTGGCGCGGCCTTTGTCGAAGAGCTGGAAGCGCTGGAGACACTGTCTCCTGGCCGGGTCCATTTCCATTTCGACGAGGAGCAGGGCAAGGTCATGCCGCTCCTCAAGTTGGCAGTTGGCATTCCCAAGGCCGCGCATGTCTACTGCTGCGGCCCCAGGAAGATGATCGAGACCTTCAAGGCCTCGGCCGGCTGGCGGCCCGAAGACAATGTGCATATCGAGCATTTCGTCGGCACCAATGCCCGCCCGACCACCGACTTTACCGTGGTGCTGAAGCGCCAGGGCAGGGAATTCTTCGTCAAGGCCGGCGAAAGCATCATGGATGTGCTGGAGGCCAATGGCGTGCCGGTCGCCCATTCCTGCCGCGAAGGCGTCTGCGGCACCTGCGAGACCGTGGTCCTCGAAGGCGAATGCGATCACATGGACAATGTCCTGTCGTCCCGCGAGAAAGACTCCAACAAGCTGATCATGATCTGCTGCTCCGGCGCCAAGTCGGAGCGGCTGGTGCTCGACATCTGA
- a CDS encoding Rieske 2Fe-2S domain-containing protein, translating to MITAEENQQLSQVGKGTLMGNFFRQFWLPVCLGSELKADGDPVRLMILGEKLVAFRDSEGRVGVFDHRCPHRCASLFFGRNELGGIRCAYHGWKFDVTGKCLDQPNLEDKSKYPAGTPAIAYRVKESGGIVFAYMGERQENPPELPEIEAIMGEADDRNIALTHRDCNYMQALEGDIDTSHLGFLHVGGIDGEKLDLSDPEVFTITEKAPKINVTVTNYGTMYSAQRNAFEGTEHHRFASYLFPFWVTYPGGELDQAVTANAWVPIDDTSTMIFNIDLRRASGGGKKGFKYKDGTPVEGLARPLEYLPTTTDWKGRWRPVKGRENDYGIDREWQRNGDSYTGVVGVPLQDQMIQESMGYVVDREMEHLAASDRMVILTRRVMLDAAKEYAATGKLPDFVDHPEYARDARGGDIVVPYGTDWLDGYEEKMAEVKGYKPKMAAAE from the coding sequence ATGATCACCGCAGAAGAAAATCAACAGCTCAGCCAAGTCGGCAAGGGCACGCTGATGGGCAATTTCTTCCGTCAGTTCTGGCTGCCGGTCTGCCTTGGCTCCGAGCTCAAGGCCGATGGCGATCCGGTCCGCCTGATGATCCTCGGCGAGAAGCTGGTTGCCTTCCGCGATAGCGAAGGCCGTGTCGGTGTCTTTGATCACCGCTGCCCGCATCGTTGCGCCTCGCTGTTTTTCGGCCGCAACGAACTGGGTGGCATCCGCTGCGCCTATCATGGCTGGAAGTTCGACGTGACCGGCAAATGCCTCGATCAACCAAACCTCGAAGACAAGTCAAAATACCCAGCCGGCACGCCGGCCATCGCCTACCGCGTCAAGGAATCCGGCGGCATCGTCTTTGCCTATATGGGCGAGCGCCAGGAAAATCCGCCCGAACTCCCCGAGATCGAAGCCATCATGGGTGAGGCCGACGATCGCAATATCGCCCTGACCCATCGCGACTGCAACTACATGCAGGCGCTCGAAGGCGACATCGACACCTCGCACCTGGGCTTCCTGCATGTCGGCGGCATCGACGGCGAAAAGCTCGACCTGTCGGATCCGGAGGTCTTCACGATCACCGAGAAGGCGCCCAAGATCAATGTGACCGTCACCAACTATGGCACCATGTATTCGGCACAGCGCAACGCCTTCGAAGGCACCGAGCATCACCGCTTCGCCAGCTACCTCTTCCCCTTCTGGGTCACCTATCCGGGTGGCGAGCTGGACCAGGCCGTGACCGCCAATGCCTGGGTTCCGATCGACGACACCTCCACCATGATCTTCAACATCGACCTGCGTCGCGCTTCGGGTGGCGGCAAGAAGGGCTTCAAGTACAAGGACGGCACGCCTGTCGAAGGCCTGGCTCGCCCGCTGGAATATCTGCCGACCACCACCGACTGGAAAGGCCGCTGGCGCCCGGTCAAGGGTCGTGAAAACGACTACGGCATCGACCGTGAATGGCAGCGCAATGGCGACAGCTATACCGGCGTTGTCGGCGTGCCGCTGCAGGACCAGATGATCCAGGAATCCATGGGCTATGTCGTCGATCGCGAGATGGAACACCTGGCGGCCTCTGACCGCATGGTTATCCTGACCCGTCGTGTCATGCTCGACGCTGCCAAGGAATATGCGGCCACCGGCAAGCTGCCCGACTTCGTCGATCACCCTGAATATGCCCGCGATGCGCGTGGCGGCGACATCGTCGTGCCCTATGGCACCGACTGGCTCGACGGCTATGAAGAGAAGATGGCCGAGGTCAAGGGCTACAAGCCCAAGATGGCCGCGGCCGAATGA
- a CDS encoding amidohydrolase, with the protein MTILPWRATSIQVRSERASQAPDNAAAAEMIKRNQARLIGLIERACASEQKPDLVVFPEFAMQGPPLHMKVEEWIERACSSIPGPLTEPLQALAKRHGIFIAGNMFEAPPEWPGRYFNSSFLIDDQGEIILNYRRVNTAAFPSVHDFMTDYLAVTPQDHVFPVVDTRLGRLALIPCGEIVIPEVARMMMMQGAEVILHPTNSKRTDAQEAAKLSRATENMTYLVSANVAGPIGFSPDNTIAGGRSHILDHHGNTLAFQEDAEESVDVTAMIDVEALRRDRRTDTGLSNPLLRARYEMYVPYYSAAKFYPPDTFRDAPMVDTAQTRANIAATRSNLERANILDPLPPGAVEPVAPSAH; encoded by the coding sequence ATGACGATTTTGCCGTGGCGCGCAACAAGTATCCAGGTGAGAAGCGAACGCGCCAGCCAGGCACCGGACAATGCGGCGGCTGCCGAGATGATCAAGCGCAACCAGGCTCGCCTGATCGGCCTGATCGAACGGGCCTGCGCCTCCGAGCAGAAGCCGGATCTGGTTGTCTTCCCTGAATTCGCCATGCAGGGGCCGCCGCTGCATATGAAGGTGGAGGAGTGGATCGAGCGTGCCTGCTCATCCATTCCCGGCCCGCTCACCGAGCCGCTGCAGGCTCTGGCCAAGCGGCACGGGATCTTTATTGCCGGCAACATGTTCGAAGCGCCGCCGGAATGGCCAGGCCGCTACTTCAATTCATCCTTCCTGATCGACGATCAGGGCGAGATCATTCTCAATTATCGCCGCGTCAACACCGCCGCCTTCCCCTCGGTGCATGATTTCATGACCGACTATCTGGCCGTGACCCCACAGGACCATGTCTTTCCCGTCGTGGACACGCGGCTTGGCCGGCTGGCGCTGATCCCCTGTGGCGAGATCGTCATCCCCGAAGTGGCGCGCATGATGATGATGCAGGGCGCCGAGGTCATCCTGCACCCCACCAATTCCAAGCGCACGGATGCGCAGGAAGCCGCCAAGCTCAGCCGCGCCACCGAGAACATGACCTATCTGGTCAGTGCCAATGTCGCCGGCCCGATCGGCTTTTCGCCCGACAACACCATCGCCGGCGGGCGCTCACATATCCTCGACCACCACGGCAACACCCTGGCCTTCCAGGAAGATGCCGAGGAAAGCGTGGATGTCACGGCGATGATCGATGTCGAGGCCCTGCGCCGCGACCGTCGCACCGATACCGGCCTGTCCAACCCGCTGCTGCGCGCCCGCTATGAAATGTACGTGCCCTATTACAGCGCCGCCAAATTCTATCCGCCCGACACGTTCCGCGACGCGCCCATGGTCGATACCGCCCAGACCCGCGCCAATATCGCCGCCACGCGCAGCAACCTCGAACGCGCCAATATCCTCGATCCACTGCCGCCCGGTGCTGTTGAGCCCGTGGCCCCCTCTGCTCACTAG
- a CDS encoding GntR family transcriptional regulator, translating into MGEVAESILSPAMLQAERPNLTEQVYEQMIDILIRGELQPGDVIVERRMAERLNASRTPVREALGRLEAEGLVYKQPSRGVTVSPFSTEAFVELLNVRQLLEAEAARLAAGRIPQEQHDAIRDALNALGGKSNPSLEEIWTVDDMLHGAVAEAAGNRLLASMIRDLRRRTHVFNAYRNPITPKFTADENLSLLSAIASGNQDEAQAAMREHIESVKLAIIDRLAGARR; encoded by the coding sequence ATGGGTGAAGTTGCTGAGTCGATCTTGAGCCCCGCAATGCTGCAGGCCGAGCGTCCGAACCTGACCGAACAGGTCTACGAACAGATGATCGACATCCTGATCCGCGGCGAATTGCAGCCGGGCGACGTCATCGTCGAGCGCCGCATGGCCGAGCGCCTCAATGCCTCGCGAACCCCGGTCCGCGAAGCCCTGGGTCGCCTCGAAGCCGAGGGTCTGGTCTACAAGCAGCCAAGCCGCGGCGTCACCGTCAGCCCCTTTTCCACCGAGGCTTTCGTCGAGCTTCTGAACGTTCGCCAATTGCTCGAGGCGGAGGCAGCACGGCTTGCGGCAGGTCGCATTCCGCAGGAGCAGCATGACGCTATCCGCGATGCGCTCAACGCGCTGGGTGGCAAGTCCAATCCCAGCCTTGAGGAAATCTGGACCGTCGATGACATGCTGCATGGCGCTGTGGCGGAAGCTGCCGGCAACCGGCTGCTTGCCAGCATGATCCGCGATCTGCGTCGTCGCACGCATGTGTTCAACGCCTATCGCAATCCGATCACGCCCAAATTCACGGCCGACGAAAACCTGTCATTGCTGAGCGCCATTGCCAGCGGCAACCAGGACGAGGCCCAGGCCGCCATGCGCGAGCATATCGAAAGCGTCAAACTGGCGATCATCGATCGGCTGGCCGGCGCGCGGCGCTAG
- a CDS encoding amidohydrolase family protein, whose translation MYDLLIRGRVVTPTGIVENGWLAISGGTILAVGSGDAPLARASDDYGSALIMPGAIDGQTHAGSQIGFPGMGKTTHAAVMGGVTTIVDMPYDHPIPVTTGAVLADKVAAIETHAICDVALYGTVPTTPDAAHIGELIQGGVCAFKISSFEAHPDRFPRISNSATLTLLKALEGTGLPLGLHNEDQEIVRQTTADFKAAGRTRAVDHSDSRPPVAELTATANFLELAASTAAHAHIVHISIADGFRLVDAYRERGVQATAEMCAHYLIFDADVDMPRLGGLLKVNPPIRGGEVEKLWQIMDEGHVSFVSSDHSAWEIERKTTESIFDVAAGMPGLEALLPGFFTAAAKRSGFDAAAVLTAEYLAERPARFFGLSRKGRLAPGYDADIAVLSPAAMIYDSKRNARGPGWSAYDGMEFAVTPAATFVRGQRVWDGETVGAEGQGRYVPRG comes from the coding sequence ATGTATGATCTGCTGATCCGTGGCCGCGTCGTGACCCCAACCGGCATTGTGGAAAACGGTTGGCTCGCGATATCTGGCGGGACCATCCTGGCCGTGGGCAGCGGCGATGCGCCCCTGGCGCGGGCGAGCGACGATTATGGATCAGCGCTCATCATGCCCGGCGCCATCGACGGTCAGACCCATGCCGGCAGCCAGATCGGCTTTCCCGGCATGGGTAAGACGACCCATGCCGCGGTGATGGGCGGCGTGACAACGATTGTCGACATGCCCTATGACCATCCGATCCCCGTGACCACCGGCGCGGTGCTCGCCGACAAGGTCGCGGCCATCGAGACCCACGCGATTTGCGACGTGGCGCTTTACGGCACCGTGCCGACGACCCCCGATGCAGCCCATATCGGCGAGCTGATCCAGGGCGGCGTCTGCGCTTTCAAGATCTCATCCTTCGAGGCCCATCCCGACCGCTTTCCTCGCATAAGCAATTCAGCGACGCTGACCCTGCTCAAGGCACTGGAAGGCACCGGCCTGCCGCTCGGGCTGCACAATGAGGACCAGGAAATCGTCCGCCAGACCACGGCAGACTTCAAGGCGGCTGGCCGGACGAGGGCGGTTGATCATAGCGACAGCCGCCCGCCGGTGGCCGAACTGACGGCAACGGCCAATTTCCTCGAACTGGCGGCGTCAACCGCGGCCCATGCCCATATCGTGCATATTTCCATCGCCGATGGCTTCCGCCTCGTCGATGCCTATCGCGAGCGCGGCGTGCAGGCGACTGCGGAAATGTGCGCGCATTACCTGATTTTTGATGCCGATGTGGATATGCCCCGGCTGGGTGGCCTGCTCAAGGTGAATCCGCCGATCCGCGGCGGCGAAGTCGAAAAGCTCTGGCAGATCATGGATGAGGGACATGTGAGCTTTGTCTCCTCCGACCACAGCGCCTGGGAGATCGAGCGCAAGACGACGGAATCGATCTTTGACGTGGCCGCCGGCATGCCGGGGCTCGAGGCATTGCTGCCCGGGTTTTTCACCGCTGCCGCCAAACGCAGCGGTTTCGACGCGGCGGCCGTGCTGACTGCAGAATATCTCGCCGAGAGACCGGCGCGGTTTTTCGGATTGTCAAGGAAAGGCAGGTTGGCGCCCGGTTATGACGCCGATATTGCCGTGCTGAGCCCTGCGGCGATGATCTATGACAGCAAGCGCAATGCGCGTGGGCCGGGCTGGAGCGCCTATGACGGCATGGAGTTTGCTGTCACCCCCGCCGCTACCTTCGTGCGGGGGCAGCGAGTTTGGGATGGTGAGACAGTCGGCGCCGAAGGGCAGGGGCGCTACGTCCCCCGCGGCTAG
- a CDS encoding NIPSNAP family protein, with translation MIYDLTILSLLPNTLGAVMPILPETYKSFSSTGTTLGAFACEFGTLNRFAFLTAYEDVAALTSERARLMETENPYGIGQYLGGVNSTAFKPLSFAKPIVAGSYGPFYEFRTYSLAPNGLAETEAAWAKIIDRRFEMSPLLTNMASVEEGPQKMVHIWPYKTIEERMAARGQASKEGIWPPPGGSGHLTNLQSELFVATSFSDLK, from the coding sequence ATGATCTACGACCTAACCATCCTGTCCCTGCTGCCCAATACCCTGGGCGCGGTGATGCCGATCCTGCCCGAGACCTACAAGAGCTTTTCGAGCACCGGCACCACGCTGGGTGCCTTCGCCTGCGAGTTCGGCACGCTCAATCGCTTCGCCTTCCTCACCGCCTATGAGGATGTCGCGGCGCTGACGTCAGAGCGCGCCCGCCTGATGGAGACAGAAAATCCCTATGGCATCGGGCAGTATCTGGGCGGCGTGAACAGCACGGCCTTCAAGCCCTTGTCCTTTGCCAAGCCGATCGTTGCGGGTTCCTATGGTCCGTTCTACGAGTTCCGCACCTATAGCCTCGCCCCCAACGGCCTTGCCGAAACGGAAGCTGCCTGGGCCAAGATCATCGATCGCCGTTTCGAAATGTCGCCCCTGCTGACCAATATGGCCTCCGTCGAGGAAGGCCCGCAGAAGATGGTGCACATCTGGCCCTACAAGACCATCGAGGAGCGTATGGCCGCGCGTGGCCAGGCCAGCAAGGAAGGCATCTGGCCGCCGCCGGGCGGTTCGGGTCATCTGACCAATCTGCAGTCCGAGCTTTTCGTCGCCACCAGTTTCTCGGATCTCAAATAG
- a CDS encoding RidA family protein, whose amino-acid sequence MSKTAARLAELGIVLPPAPQPIGLFIPAVRTGNLLFLSGLAPAAAGSPPITGKVGADFSAEEAQGHARMVGLNLLAVMLAELGDLDRVTRVVKVLGLVNAVPDFTRHPFVIDGCSSLFAEVFPDLGLHARTSMGTGSLPNNIPVEIEAVIEVRDA is encoded by the coding sequence ATGTCGAAGACCGCTGCCCGCCTTGCCGAACTTGGCATCGTCCTGCCGCCGGCACCCCAGCCGATCGGCCTGTTCATTCCGGCCGTCCGGACCGGCAACCTGCTGTTCCTGTCAGGTCTTGCCCCCGCCGCGGCCGGCAGTCCGCCGATCACCGGCAAGGTTGGCGCGGATTTTTCGGCCGAAGAAGCGCAAGGTCATGCCCGCATGGTCGGGCTCAATCTGCTGGCCGTGATGCTGGCCGAACTGGGCGATCTCGACCGCGTCACCCGTGTGGTCAAGGTTCTGGGACTGGTCAACGCCGTCCCCGACTTTACCCGCCATCCCTTCGTCATCGATGGCTGCTCGAGCCTCTTCGCCGAGGTCTTCCCCGACCTCGGCCTCCACGCCCGCACCTCTATGGGGACCGGCTCGCTGCCCAACAACATCCCCGTCGAAATCGAAGCGGTCATCGAGGTGCGCGACGCCTAG
- a CDS encoding SDR family NAD(P)-dependent oxidoreductase, which produces MNVIELDGQVAVVTGGAQGIGLAIARRLAMSGARVVLWDVNAGLLETAVAELGSGASSHVVDITDHRAVAEVAKTVHAELGRLDILVHSAGIAGKNAPLDEYEIDEWQRVIDIDLNGAFYVNRAVLPFMKAANYGRIVNIASVAGKEGNPNASAYAAAKAGVIGMTKAVGKECATYDISINAITPAAAKTAILGELKSEFVDYMRSRIPRGRFVEVEEIANMVSWLVSPENSFTTAAVFDLSGGRATY; this is translated from the coding sequence ATGAATGTGATCGAGCTGGACGGGCAGGTCGCCGTCGTGACCGGCGGCGCGCAGGGTATCGGACTGGCCATTGCCCGACGCCTTGCCATGTCTGGTGCAAGGGTTGTGCTCTGGGACGTCAATGCAGGCCTGCTCGAGACGGCGGTGGCCGAACTCGGAAGCGGTGCCTCCAGCCATGTCGTCGATATCACCGATCACCGGGCGGTGGCCGAGGTGGCGAAAACCGTGCATGCCGAACTGGGGCGCCTCGACATTCTCGTCCATTCCGCCGGCATTGCCGGCAAGAATGCGCCGCTCGACGAATATGAGATCGATGAATGGCAGCGCGTCATCGACATCGACCTCAACGGCGCCTTCTACGTCAACCGCGCCGTTCTGCCCTTCATGAAGGCTGCCAATTACGGCCGCATCGTCAATATCGCCTCGGTCGCCGGCAAGGAAGGCAATCCCAATGCTTCCGCTTACGCCGCGGCCAAGGCCGGCGTCATTGGCATGACCAAGGCGGTGGGCAAGGAATGCGCCACCTATGACATCTCGATCAATGCCATCACCCCGGCCGCCGCCAAGACGGCGATCCTGGGCGAACTCAAGTCCGAATTCGTCGACTATATGCGCAGCCGCATCCCGCGCGGCCGCTTCGTCGAAGTCGAGGAAATCGCCAATATGGTGAGCTGGCTTGTCAGCCCGGAGAACAGTTTCACCACGGCGGCGGTGTTTGACCTGTCCGGTGGCCGGGCGACCTATTGA